A segment of the Penaeus monodon isolate SGIC_2016 chromosome 38, NSTDA_Pmon_1, whole genome shotgun sequence genome:
tctctctctctctctctctctctctcctctcctctctctctctctctctctctctccctctccctctctctctctctctctctctctctctctctctctctctctctctctctctctctctctctcctctctctctctctctctctctttttttctccctccatttctttttctcttcttttccttctgcctctctctcagaTAAGCTGATAGTGTGGGGTATGACATGCTGTGGTGCCATCAGTTGAGAGCAGCCATGACATGGTGTCATCAGCATTGAATAGCTTAAATAGTCAAATTTGtcaaatacttaaaatatatatgtcgTACTTCATTGCAGcatatgttgtcattttataaAAGGGATAACGACCATATCACTTCCAACTATAACATAAATCAAATTAAACTTTGCTAGTAATTTTACTGTGTATGTTAACAAATGGTTCATTTTTAAGTTGCTGAATGCATTGTTATCCCTGTGACCATGGGCTTTTCCAATTATGTCTTTAATGGTTTCAGGccttaaatacacaaaaaaatatggcAGCTACTGCAACTTCTGCAGCCTTATCAGGTGCTCCTTCAGTGGCAGCTAGCATTGtaagcagcagtagcagtaccAGCCCAGCTTTAGGTTTCAAGATATTGGCAGAATGCAGTAAAAGCAAGGCTCGTACAAGTCTTATGAAACTGCCACATTATACAGTTGAGCTTCCCATGTTTATGCCTGTTGGAACCCAGGTAAGATATGATtgcaccatttttattattcaattttacatCCATTTTAGTATATCACCATATTTGTTACATCTACTTTTGTACTTTGTGTCTGATAATCTTGACACATATTCGGTGGCTAATAATTGTgagattatatgtatgtgtgagttcaCTTTTATCACAAAAATGGAATTAGTTATTGATATGAATTCTTTTCCTGTGGGTTAAATCTCTCCCagggatttttttctattattattaacaatagcaTGTGGCACAAATATAGCTGTTAATAGAAATGTGAAATTATTTAGATTAAGCTACAGTATATAGagaggtgtgtgagtgagtgagtgagtttgtgaagagagagagagagagaatgaaggaatggagggatgaatgagtgagtgagttagtttGTTTGATATAgctttatacaaatatgtattcataataaAAGAGAGACCTAATTTCTTTAGTCATTTAATTGAATATTTATTACACAGGTATCATAATTTCTTGGATGAACATTAATTGGTTGTTGAAAGTTTTCAGCCTTTTTAATTTACTGTAGAATATTTGTGCATGGAATGttcaaacaaatataatttttctttgccCAGGGAACAATGAAAGGACTTCTCCCACAGCAAGTAAAAGATGCAAATGCTCAACTGATTCTTGGAAATACATACCATCTGGGAACTCGACCAGTAAGTTACTTAAATGCCATCAGAACGTGGTTAGGAATATAAGATATTTAGAAAGGTCTGGCCGTGCAGAAGTACAGAATAAGGATTTGATTATTTGATGTATATGTTGGGATATCAAGTACTCTAATTATAATTTGTAATGTGCTTCTTTATTTAACCAGGGCAAAGATCTACTTAATAAGTTTGAAGGACTTCACAGTTTCATGCAGTGGGATCGTGCCTTGCTAACTGACTCGGGTGGCTTCCAGATGGTCTCATTGTTAGAACTTGCAGAAATTACTGAAGAAGGAGTAAAATTCAAATCTCCTTATGATGGtttgtatattttacttttttaaagtttGTGCTATTTGTTGCTAATGCAAAAAAGTATCGTAGAATATTGAAGACaggaatttttatgtatatgattcAGCCAAAgttaaatgtataaacacacatacacacacacacacacacacacacacacacacacacacacacacacacacacacacactcacactcacactcacactcacactcacactcacactcactccactcacactcacactcacactcactctctctctctctctctctctctctctctctctctctctctctctctctctctctctctctctctctctctctctctctctctctctctctctctctctcttctctctctctctctctctctctctctctctctctctctctcctcacgcacgcacacgcgcgcgcgcacacacacacacacacacacacacacacacacacacacacacacacacacacacacacacacacacacacacacacacacacacacacacacattttttttttttttttttttcaccaaaggaCTTACCAGTAATTGCAATATTAGATAAAATCCTTTTTACCACCTACACTTCTACAGCTTCATGATTATCTATTTCTGTTGGTTTCTGTGAAAGTGTaggttaagaaagaaaaaaaaatggtattagaTTCCTGTTTTGACTGCACTGAACTCTTATATTGGCATTCAGAACAAGTTAACGAGATGATGTCAAAATAGCATTTGTATGTAAACAATGACAATTGTAGGCAACCTTAAGATATTGGTAGGTAATTTTATGGCCCTTTCATTGCTGGTCCTGACAATATGTCTGGACAAGCAAGACAAGGAGTTCCGAACATAGCATTAGTATCTGCTCTTCTGAAATTCAGCCTTTACTGACTGTATCCTTCTCTTCAGGTTCAGAATGCATGCTGACCCCAGAGGAAAGTATAGAAATCCAAAATGCCATTGGGGCAGATATAATGATGCAGCTTGATGATGTGGTGGATGTCAGGGAGACCAATTATGAACGCTTTAAAACAGCAACTTATCGGCAAGTATTACATTTAGGAAGATGGAAATTGTTAATTCTTAGAAGagttgtaaaattttatttgttttatggttTATTGACTCTATCACCAGTTGGTGCCTGAACATTAATTTTCAggcttataattaaaaaataacataatttttaatttctaatttttatttatttattattattgttattatttatttatttatttattttttgtaataaagtgGAAATAAAAAAGGTAGTTGTGAATGCCATGGACAATTGAAAGAATACCCTGTTTCAAGTATTCATCTCTAATCTCATTACTCTAAATGTTTTCCATTATCTTTTGCAGAGCATGAGTACATATGTGGCTATTAGTCAGTTTGTTATACTTAATCTAATAGTTTATTAATAATGCTGATTCATTTGGCACTTTTCAGAACTACACGTTGGCTAGATCGATGCATGAAAGCAAACAAAAACCCTGATAGACAGAATTTATTCCCAATCATCCAAGGTGGCCTTTTTCCAGATTTACGAAAAATATCTTTAGAACAGCTGATAGCAAGGGATGCCCCAGGTTATGCAATTGGTGGACTCaggtaaaacataaaaatttgaaTGGGCTTAAAGTTACATGAGCATGGAACTCTTATTTGcttaattaataaaaatctaTGTAAGTAGTGTTAAGATAGGATAGTGTaaccattataattttatatggtatatactatacataatatattgagTGTGATTAACCCAATTTCTTCtgcattgttttatttgtttaacagTGGAGGTGAAGAGAAGGACAAGTTTTGGCCAACTATCCACCTGTGTACAGACCATCTTCCAAAGAACAAACCTCGCTATTGCATGGGTGTTGGCTTTGCTGTTGaccttgttgtgtgttgtgcaatGGGGGTGGATATGTTTGATTGTGTCTTTCCAACTAGAACTGCAGTAAGTTCATGCATCTGTAATAGGATGCGGATGCATATGATATATTAAGTACAGTAGATCTATATTAAACTGAAAAATTGTATCACCTAAAAGTACTTCACAAGAAATACCAGTtgctttaactttttctttttttgcttcacCTTTAGACATGCAGGAAAATGCAATCATCCttcataatttattgttattctcttaaTCAGAGGTTTGGATGTGCTCTTGTTGACAATGGTCAGATCAACTTGAAGTCTCGGGAGTTTATGAATGAATTTATTCCCATCGATGAAAAATGTGATTGCACAACATGTCAGAACTACACACGTGCTTATCTCCACACTATTGTGACAAAGGAAACTGTTGCTTGTCATCTCCTCTCCGTTCATAACATTGCCTATCAGGTAtggcttttatatttatttatttattttttttttttatcagttaagAGATAATATGGTTTAATTACACAGCACATATTTTTCCACTCTTGGGTGAGAAACAGAATGGGTTGATAAGCAGAATCCTTGCTTGTTGCCATCTGtcttagtgtgtgtttttgtagtatATGAGTAAGCATTGTTGAAGctattacagtaatatatatttattgtttaggTCAGTTTGCTAAGCAGTGTATATTTTCAGTTACCATGATCACTGGAAAAAAGATCATGAGGCTGATCCAATGCAAAATTTCTTATCAGGATGTAGTTGGGGTAAATTGCAAGATTACTAGAGATCCCAACACTTTTTTGGCTCATAGTCCCAGCTAACAATCTTATCACAGTAAGAGGTGGCACCACATGGGGGTCTCATAAAACCTCCTTATTTTATGAATTCACAAATCTCCCATTTGACTTCCACATTGTAGTAACAACCTAGAGTCACTGCATGGTCACTGGGCATTATGGTACTCACATAGACAaggataataaatatgaatataatactatatataatatgaattaggGAACTGTGAGGGAAGAAAGTATGTTGTctatttcatgtttttaaaagctatcaataatgttttaaaatgaaaaactgTTGCCCTTAAACTCTATATCCCTACAGATGAGACTGATGAAGAACATAAGGGAGAGCATCAAAAACGGTTGCTTTGTAGAGTTTGTCCAGGACTTCATGTCTACATACTACAAAAACCAGGAATATCCCCAATGGGTCGTTGATTGTTTGGCAGCAGTAAACATAAGCCTGAAAAAATAAGTAactatgtatatgattatgtatttccCTGATTGATATCATAAATGTTACCTACAtgctgttttaaaaatttgtgacaaaaaaaaaagtaatcaaaattaaaattaaagtttatatttACGAGTTGCAGTGACAGCGCACAAGCCCCATCAGCTGATTTAGAGGATCTAGAAGACAGTGAAGACAGGCTCTGGGACTTGCGTTCTGATTTTGAAAAGCTAAGTCACACTGGCTACAGAAATGCTATTCTTGGGGACtttgaagaggaagaagcagaaggaagattgcaagGATTCCAAAAAGCATTTCAACATCAGTCCAGCATTAACCCCACAAGTTTGCTTTCTAGGATTGATGGATTTCTAATTGGATGTTTGATTAAATGCAGCTTGAGTGAAGAGCAGGTTAATGAAGTGTATAAGATTCAAGCAGAAATAAAGCACACattggagttatattataaaCCAAATAGCGAATTATTTGAGAAAATAATGACAGATAGTAGTGAGGATGCCAAAGCTATGTCTCGACAATGCTCGAGTGAGTGTTCTTGTCTTCTTAATGATGACAAAGTCTTGATAGAAGAAAAAGTTAAGAGTATTGTTAATAGAACTAGAACTTTCAGTAAAAGTGTTGGATGGGCATTGCCAcctaatatatagtgtatacatgtacatgtagaAATATAAATGCTGATCAAGAATAGTAAATATAAGTTTGAGTAATTTTTGCCTGCTTTTTATAAGACAagtcttttgtatatataaaggttGAATTATTTTTAAGTGACTTTTATTGACATGATGTTTACAATGTGTGTAGATTACATATACTGGCAATATATAATTACACAggaatatatgcagatatacacttttttttgtaatatttgttcACCACCCTCTGGTTTCTAAAAGAGACAACCTTTAATGACCTAAAAAAAATAGTAGGACTCTCAAGGGATCTAGACCCCTGGGACCCCTGTAGGTATGGTGCAGTatgaactttatttatttatcactcaAAAAGGAGCAATAAATAAGACTTATCAAATGGGGGGATGGTTACTgttaatatgtaatttatatatgctATTGTAGATGCAGTAAGTATACTGTCAGAATATTATACATGCAATGTATGGATTGTAGATTTAATCACTGTTAttcataaagaaaatgaaaatgactgATTATGAAATGCTGGGAGTTCAACCAAGGCTACCATACAAAAAAAGCGCTTAATATTTGATGATATATAACAGTGTGAAAAGACATGACAGTAAGTACAGATAAAGTTTATACATACAGTCTGCTAATGCATTGTAAACTTTCCAAACTAGATTAATGTCTCCTGTTGCTTGCTAATCTGGATTGGCATGAGATAaacgacaacagcagcaacagatgTACACACTAACTTGCTTTCTACAGTTTTAATTAAAGCCTAGTTGcagaaaaaaattatggaaaaaagaagagaactcAAGTATCAAGGCTCAAAACCGCCAACCTTGTATGGTTTCAGCAAAGTGTAGAAAGAGCACCTTGGAAAACAGGCTGTGGTTCAACTTTCCGAACAcctaaatgaaaacaacaaaaagtgtaaaataacatttgggggagaatgggaaaagaaataggaagcaaaattcacatatttatttatacatcatataaatcCTTAGATTCATACTTCAGACTTACAGAACTTATATACAGTTGACTTTATAAGTGCTTGCTAATAGTGCTTTCAGCAATGCTTTCACCAGACCCTATCATACAGTAAAGACTGAAAGACTCCACCTGAAGTACTGACagctttacttttacttttttttaggtaGGATAATTAAGTAGTTTATGGTAagtactttgaaataatttgaatATAATTTGAGGTAATGTTCTTCCTTTTAAGTGATTCAATGTGTATTTTCTATGTTACAACGAAGCAGATGCCTATGGTAAAACGTATGAAACTGGATGAAATACATTGGTTACTTAAAAGACAGTGCAGGATAGAAATTAACTTCAccttaataacaaagaaaaaatacaacttAAATATGTGTTTCTAGAAAGTGTTCATGAGCAGAAACTGTGCATAAGAAGTGTTTCATAGTGAAAGAACGGAGAATCGTTTCCATGTACTTTCTTAGAGGAAACAAGGCCAGTCAAAATTTCAACCACATTCAAATTTCTGTAGCAACCACAAAGGTACCAAAACATATATTTGATTGGATGCACAATTCATTGTACTGTACAATTAAAATGATGTTTCCAAGCCACTTCACAAATTTTATAACTGCTggcaatgtaaaaataatatatctacatttaaAAGTTAATTTTGATCTTACATGTCACTTTTCAACCCCTCCAGTTTAACAATACTCATTTACAAGTGACGGTGATGAATATcttcatgttatttttgtttctgctCCTGTAACTAATGCATTAgaacatacatgaatatacagtatgtgtatgcatttgtactgtacatatacatacatacatacatacatacacacatacatacatacacacacacatacatacacacacacatacacacacacatacacacacatacacacacacacacacacacacacacacacacacacacacacacacacacacacacacatatatatatatatgtatatatgtatatattgtatattataaatgtatatatatgtatatatatatatatatatatatatgtatatgtattatatatgtatatgtattatatatatgtatatgtattatatatatgtatatgtattatatatatgtatatgtatatatatatatatatgtatatatgtgtgtgtgtgtgtgtgtgtgtgtgtgtgtgtgtgtgtgtgtgtgtgtgtgtgtgtgtgtgtgtgtgtgtgtgtgtgtgtgtgtgtgtgtgtgtgtgtgtgtgtgtgtgtgtgtgtgtgtggtatatatatatatatatatatatatatatatatatatatatatatatatatatatatatatatacacacattatatatatatatatatatatatatatatatatatatatatatatatatatatatatatatatatatatatactatacacacacacacacacacacacacacacacacacacacacacacacacacacacacacacacacacacacacacacacacacacacacacacaccacacacacacatatatatatatatatatatatatatatatatatatatatatatatatatatatatatatatatatgtatataatatattatatattatatatatttatattttattatatatatatgtatactatatatattatatatatatatatatatataattatatatattatattatatatatatatatatatatatatatattatatatatatatattatattatatatatattatatatatatatattgtatattatatatatatatatattatatttatatatatataattatatatattatatatgtatattatattatatatatattatattatatattatatatatattatatatatatatattatatatatataatttattaatataatattatattatattatatattattatatattattttaattatatatatatatatatatatattatattatttatatttattatatatatatattatatatttatatatatatatatatattatattatattaatttatatatattatatatataatatatattatataatatctatatttttatattatatatatattattatttatatatatatattatatatatatatgtaaatatatataatatatatatatattatatatattttatattatatatatataatatatatatataattatattatatattatatatatatattatattattaatattatatatatatatatattattatattatttatatgatatatatatatatatatattctatatctattaataacatatatatataatcatatatatatatatttatttatatattaatatatactattattataatatttatacatatatatatatactatatacatatatatattattatattatttatattatatatattttattactattatatttatatatatatatatatatatattatacatagatattatattatattatattatatcatatatattatatattatatacatatatatatatattatatatatatatatatatatatatatatatatatatatatatatatatatatatatatatatatatatatatatatatatatatatatacatatacatatatacaaaaaataattcataaacaCATTTTGAGATATAAATTCAATCTATTGTTGGAAAAAACTTCTTGCAGTATTAACTTTGATCAAGCAATTAGCACACACCAGCTTCTTTGAATCATTTCATCCAAAAATATGCTActgtattacaaaataaaaattcagaGTTCTCAACCTTGGATTGGAGGGTGTGAGTATAAATGTTCAAAGCTCAGTCATACCTAACTGACCTTCACCACGCCAGTGAAGACCAACATGAAACTGACAGCTTCACAAGACATTAACATTTCAAACTTTGGCATATACATTAAATAGGGCAAGTATATGTTTTACACCTACTGGTAATGCTTAATACTGAACAGCTAGAGTTTTGCATtttaattacattaattttagGAGCCTTCCCACTTCCATCTGAACTCTTTAACTGATGTACCAATGATACTGATTATGCGTCACAAGCCGTAACCTCAAaatgttgagagaaaaaaaaaacacttacctaCTTCTGGACAATATCCAAGCCAAATATTTAAAGTTTTCATCACACAAACATTTGCACACTGCCTAAAGCCATGAAAACAAAGTCATAAATTACATTATACAAAACTACTCTATACTTTTTGGCTGACAAGTACTTATTATAAGTACTGTTATTTGCTTGGCAGCAGAATTTCAACTTGCTGCCAATGAGACAATGCCCTGGAATGGTGACATTATCCAAGATCAGGACCTGACATAAACAAAAGACTGACAGGTAACAGGGCAGGAGGATCAGTGATGGTTGTCACTTTCATTAAAAGTCTGTCATAAAATAACACATTTAAACAATGCACAGTTAAAAGTTTGACCCCACATATAAAGATaaagtgtttttaaaatgttCCATGTGTTGACTGATATGTTGAGTACTGAGCCAGAAACTACATATGATGTTAGTTAGAAATATATAACTGATTATCTTGATCCTGTACAAATTCATTTCTACTCCTATACATTAATACAAGTATCTCAATATAGTTAAATAGCACAAGTATCTTCCGAGACAGAAACAAATGAAATGCCACAAACAGGAACTATTACAATATAAATACTGTACATCACCTCAAACAATTTCTATACACAAGTCTCTCTCTTGGGATTTGATTCTGAGTTTTGTTCAGTATTTCTATCATTGTCAGTCTCATTTTTTtcaatgtcattattttcattatcattcatgttttctctcttatcactattctcactattttctttgTCACTAAActctctatcatcatcacatttttcaCCATTTCTTAAAACTGTTTCAACAGAACTCGTAGTTAGGTAGAAGACAGAATTCCCAGATGAATCAGCTGTATTTGCTTCTGGAGTGCAAGAGTCAATCAACTCTGGACTGCAAGAACCAGTTACTTCAGGAGTGCAAGAATCAATCACTTCTGAACCACAAGAATTACTTACTTCTGGACTACAAGACTCATTCACTTCCTGAGAACAGGAATAGTTTGCCTCTGGATAACTTGACTCACTAGTATCTGGATAATAAAAGTCATTCAGATCTTTATGGGAGTCACTAACATTTGAATTGGTATCTTGTACAACTGCAGCATTTGGTACAGAATTtccatcattatatacatactgaTCATATTCTGAAAGATGGTTTGTGGACAGGGTCATCCCATCTTTGGGTGTGCTATGAATTGGCCCACTGTTGGCAAGCTCTTGTTCATATGGTGGCCTTCCTGGTGAACCAAGGAGTCCTGAATCCAAAGAACCACTGTCTGGAGTGTTTTGATGGAGTCGATGCAATGGTGAATCATATGGGGAATCAGATATATTAACACTTCCACGAGGACTAGTGCCAACAGCTGGATCCACACTGGCACCTCCCACACTAGTTCCACCATCACTACTCTGACTCCCACACAGATCACCTCGAGTTCCACAAGCTCCATCACACATACTTGAATTTTCACATCCACTAACTTCACAAacacttactctctcttctccacctccatcaCACCAGTAGACCTCACCACATTCACTATCCCAAGCCACACAATCTCCTTCCTCACCATGGTTCACTCCACAACACATTCCCACTTCATCTAGGTTTGGAGAATAGCTATGGCCATTAGCTTTGTCTGGTCTAACTCTTCCATGTTTATTTCCTGGAAGTCCTGAGTTCATAACATGAGGCCAAGTCATGTCAATACACAGCATTTCCCCTGTCTGTTCTGCTGGCAGAACTGAGTTGAGCGAATCAAGGCCAGCTTGGAGAGTTGCTCTCTGGGTACTAGGTGGAGAAATAGCATGAACATGTTGAGGGTATGACATAAACTGGTGGGGACCTCCATCCTTTTCTGATTCTGAAGACTGCAGACCATGCTCTCCAGAGGGAAGGTGATTTATAATAATAGGCGAGGTATTATCTTCTGTCCAGTCATCTTTCTCATCATGTGCACAATTGCCCCTTGGTCTTGGTGGTTTCCGCCTTGGCTTACATCTAGGTCTATCTCTTCCTGAGCGATGCTTATGGTGTCGCCCAATGCGGGAGTGATCAGTGCCCCTGGATAATCCTGTTATATCTGATCTCTCTGTCAAATCTGAATTGAAGGAATTTCTGTTTCTATGTGCATGTGCTTCTCCATCTAAGTGTGGTTGAAGATGTCTTGGATTGTGATACTGAACTAGCTGTTGTGTCATTGGTGACACTTGACCCAAGATTGGATAACTGAACAGTTGTTGCTGCTCTAACTGCTCCTGAGGCAGAAAATGCAGCTGTTCAAGGGCAGAGCTTTGACTGGTGGCTTGAGATGTTAAATGTCCCTCTTCCACAATACTTGGGAAGGATCCACCCCTTCTCATTGGGCTTAAAGGTTCTTCCATAAATGCACGAGGCTTGCGTGGTATGGTTGACCATCCTCTATCTATGTCAATAGGTCTCTCATGTACCATTGTAGGGTAAAGGTCAGTAATTTTGCTATCTGTGCTTGGacctaaaacacacaaaacttcTGGGGTTGGATCTTTATTGGCatgctttcctccccccttttggaATTCAGTTGGTATGTAACCATACATAGAATCTACATGTATATTAGTGTTGTTTACCTTACTTGAAGCACCGAGACAAGATGGATCAAAATTTGAATTGCTAGACTCAGAATTAATAGCTCTGGACATTTTAGGTTTATAGACAGTAGAATTGCAATCACTGTCTGTTCTATTTATTTCCAAATTGTTCTGCTTCACCATCTGCTTTAACCGCTGCTTCTGGAAGAACCTTTTTGCAACACCCACTTGCTTAGGATTATAGAAAATTTCTGGTGCATAGTGGAGATCATTGGTCATAGTACCAAAGCTCAGCAACTGTAAATTATTTGTTGCTTTGCTTAAGCTCTCTGGCTTATTAGATGTCAGAATACTGTGTGACACGGAGGaggatttgtttgtttggtgaGTGTGTGAAGACTCGAGGCTGTGAGTGCTGGGTGCACCCACCGGCCCTCGCGGCTGATTGTTGGATGGCATCACATGGTTAGCACCAGTATTGTTGGCAGGAGTTGTCAAatgtgcttcttcttcttcttttctctgaggACTGAATGAACAGTTGCACTCACGCCATGCCTCCCAGACATCGTTCCGGCTAAagcaaaagaagacaaaaataaatatacccaGACTGCTAGCACATATAGCATAAATGATGCTGAAAATGGTTGTGTGATGAGGGATAACTGATGCAAATGGAGCTGCTGTTGTAATTGCTGCAGCAGCCCATGTAAGAATAAAAAGCAGAAGTGTAACTACATGAGCCCTCAACTGAGTTAGTGGACTATGCTGCCCATCTGATACACTAACAGTTGTATCACGTGAAGCAATACTCATTTCCTCTTCACCAGGTCCATTAACGTTCTCAGAATTGGGTGAATTA
Coding sequences within it:
- the LOC119596869 gene encoding queuine tRNA-ribosyltransferase catalytic subunit 1-like isoform X2, encoding MAATATSAALSGAPSVAASIVSSSSSTSPALGFKILAECSKSKARTSLMKLPHYTVELPMFMPVGTQGTMKGLLPQQVKDANAQLILGNTYHLGTRPGKDLLNKFEGLHSFMQWDRALLTDSGGFQMVSLLELAEITEEGVKFKSPYDGSECMLTPEESIEIQNAIGADIMMQLDDVVDVRETNYERFKTATYRTTRWLDRCMKANKNPDRQNLFPIIQGGLFPDLRKISLEQLIARDAPGYAIGGLSGGEEKDKFWPTIHLCTDHLPKNKPRYCMGVGFAVDLVVCCAMGVDMFDCVFPTRTARFGCALVDNGQINLKSREFMNEFIPIDEKCDCTTCQNYTRAYLHTIVTKETVACHLLSVHNIAYQMRLMKNIRESIKNGCFVEFVQDFMSTYYKNQEYPQWVVDCLAAVNISLKK
- the LOC119596869 gene encoding queuine tRNA-ribosyltransferase catalytic subunit 1-like isoform X1; protein product: MAATATSAALSGAPSVAASIVSSSSSTSPALGFKILAECSKSKARTSLMKLPHYTVELPMFMPVGTQGTMKGLLPQQVKDANAQLILGNTYHLGTRPGKDLLNKFEGLHSFMQWDRALLTDSGGFQMVSLLELAEITEEGVKFKSPYDGSECMLTPEESIEIQNAIGADIMMQLDDVVDVRETNYERFKTATYRTTRWLDRCMKANKNPDRQNLFPIIQGGLFPDLRKISLEQLIARDAPGYAIGGLSGGEEKDKFWPTIHLCTDHLPKNKPRYCMGVGFAVDLVVCCAMGVDMFDCVFPTRTARFGCALVDNGQINLKSREFMNEFIPIDEKCDCTTCQNYTRAYLHTIVTKETVACHLLSVHNIAYQMRLMKNIRESIKNGCFVEFVQDFMSTYYKNQEYPQWVVDCLAAVNISLKKSCSDSAQAPSADLEDLEDSEDRLWDLRSDFEKLSHTGYRNAILGDFEEEEAEGRLQGFQKAFQHQSSINPTSLLSRIDGFLIGCLIKCSLSEEQVNEVYKIQAEIKHTLELYYKPNSELFEKIMTDSSEDAKAMSRQCSSECSCLLNDDKVLIEEKVKSIVNRTRTFSKSVGWALPPNI